The genomic stretch CTGTGGATGGTGAACGATATAATTTAATGCCTCAAAACCGATATGGCCAAAGCCGATATTGGCATGACGGTCTTTTCTGGCGCCGGTTGGGTTCTTGCTGTCATTTACATGGAGTACTTTAATTCGGTCTAAACCGACAACCTTATCGAATTCGTTCAGTACTCCATCAAAATCATTGACGATATCATAGCCTGCATCGTGTGTGTGGCAAGTATCGAAACAGACAGAAAGCTTTTCGTTCAAATGGACCCCATCAATGATCTGAGCCAATTCCTCAAAGGACCTTCCGCATTCCGAGCCTTTTCCTGCCATGGTTTCAAGGGCAATCTGCACCTCTTGTTCCTTTACAAGCACTTCATTAAGCCCTTCAATGATTCTCTTTATTCCCTCTTCACTTCCAGCACCTACGTGAGCTCCTGGGTGAAGGACAATTTGCTTGGCTCCGAGGGCATGCGTACGTTCAATCTCAGAGCGCAAAAAATTGACGCCAAGTTCAAACGTGTCCGGGTTTGTGGTATTCCCGATATTGATGATATAAGGGGCATGAACCACAATATCCTCTATGCCGTTTTCTTTCATATGCTCTAGTCCAGCTTCTATATTCAAGTCCTCAATTTTTTTCCTTCTTGTATTCTGAGGGGCTCCTGTATAAATCATAAATGTATTCGCTCCGTAGGAAACAGCTTCTTCACTTGCTGCGAGAAGCATTTTCTTTCCGCTCATGGATACATGGGAACCAATTTTAAGCATTGCTAAAACACTCTCCCTATTACTTTTTCTTATTTAAACGGCGCTCTCTCTTCTTCATAGTATCGATTTGGCGCTGCATCTTTTTCTTATACCCCGGCTTGACCTTAGAAGGCTTCTTAATAAGTCCTCTTGCTTTTTTCTCAAAGTCATCCGTTTGTTTCACGCGTTTTTTACGTCTGTTTCGATCCGAGATCTCGACCCATTCTTTTCCTTGAAGATCCAATGTAATGAATTCAATACCCATTTTTTCAAGCTTATTCAATGCATCTTCATCCGTTTGTGAATATATCGTTGCTGCAACTCCTGATAGACCTGCACGCGCAGTCCGGCCTGAACGGTGAACGTAAAAATCAAGATCGCTTGGAAGTTCGTAGTTCACCACATGGCTTACACCTTCAATGTCGATTCCGCGTGCAGCTAGATCGGTTGCGACGATATATTGAAACTCAAGATTGGTGATTTGCTTCATCATCTTCTTCCGGTCCCTTGGGGATAGATCTCCATGAATCCTTCCAACCTTAAGACCTTTCTCAATCAGTGCATCTGCTACATAATCTGCGTTTGCTTTTGTATTTGTAAACACAATTGCTAAATATGAATTGTAAGAGATAAGCATATCGTGGAGGAGATTGATTTTTTTGCGGCTTTTCAAAGGAACAAGGACATGCTGAATTTTTTCTGCAGAAAGCTGTTTAGGCTGTACATGCTGATAGCTTGGATTTTCGAGATATTTTTTCAAAAACGGTTTCAGCTTTTCTGGAATGGTGGCAGAAAAAACAAGCATCTGCAGTTTTTCAGGCATTCTTGAAGCTACTTGATCAACCTCATGAATGAATCCCATGTCCAGCATAAGGTCCGCTTCATCCACGATAAGCATTTCAGCAGAGTGGACAAATAATGCATTTTCTTTCACAAGATCATTGATTCTTCCGGCAGTCCCTACCACAATATGAGGCTGGTTTTTAAGTTTATCGATTGTTCTTTGTTTATCCGTCCCTCCAATAAAACATCTGGCAGTGATGGGTTCTTCGGAAAATTTAGTGATCTTTAAGACTTCTTTATAGATTTGATTGGCCAATTCTCTTGTGGGAGCTGTTATGACCGCCTGTACTTCGTTTCTTTCAGGATCGATTTTCTGTAAAATCGGCAATAGATAAGCATGTGTCTTACCTGTCCCGGTTTGGGATTGGCCGATTGAACTCTCTCCTTTAATGATTGCAGGAATCATTTTTTCCTGTATCTCTGTGGGCTTCTTAAAGCCTAGTTCTTGTATTGCTGTATTAATAAATGGCTTGAAACTAAAATGTTCAAATTGATTATTAGCCATTGTGTCACTCCTTTTTTGTCGAAACGTGATAAAAGTCCATCTTGTAATTATAATAAACATTCATCAAAACTTCCACTTAATATGAGAAATTGCGGTTTTAGCAAAAAAGACTAAGTATTTCCGCATTTTCACCAGACCAATTCCACATAAATGCATATTGTAGTATAGAGAGATTTTGGGCTAATGAAGGGAGGAAAAAGATATGCCGCCAGGACGATTTACACCACCACCCATGTCAATGAACAGACGCTCACAGAACTTTCCTCAAATGGGAATGGGTCCATCACAATTCAGAAGACAGCCTGGAATGATGATGGGGCAGCCCCAGAGAGGAATGTCGCCTTTCGGAGGCGGGTTCCAGGGCAATAGGGGCATTGGGACCAGAGGACCGGGTAGAAACGGCGGGGGCGGTCTTCTATCCAAGTTGTTCCAGAAATCAGGAGGAGCTGCTGCTGCAGGAAACCGGGCAGCTGGAGCAGGAGGGGCCAATGCCTTGACAGGGTTCCAAAGGGCCGGCCAAGGAGGAGGATCCATCCTTAGCAGTTTGACAAACCCGGGAACCATCCAGTCTTTCCTTGGGAATACTCAATCCCTATTGAAAACAGCCGGACAGATCGGACCAATGGTTCAGCAATATGGACCATTAATGAGAAACCTCCCTGCAATGTGGAGATTATACAGAGGATTGAAAAACGCTGATTTTTCAGATGACCAAAGCGAGGATACTTCCACTACAGGCAGTACGAAGGAAGATTCAGCTTCTGAAGAAGACTCAGTTACGGAAAAAGAAAAAACCGACAAGCTGGTTTCAGAAAAGAGAAGAAAGAAAAAGGACCCATCAAACTCAGAAAGTCATAGCGCAGAAAAGCCCGCAAGAGGTTCTTCAAAACCCAAACTATATATTTAAACTGATGGCTGATTCTCTGTTTTGGACAACAGAATCAGCCTTTTTCATTGTAGGTGATTTGCGAGCAAGTCTTTGTATTCTTTACCACTGTCCTTTATAATAAGAGGGAATTGTTTAAGATATTAGGAGGATTATTAATGGATATCATAAAGATAGCTCCTCGTGGATATTGCTATGGTGTTGTAGATGCAATGGTTATCGCCCGCAACGCAGCTTTGGATAAATCACTTCCACGCCCGATATATATACTTGGTATGATCGTTCATAATCAGCATGTTACGAATGCCTTTGAAGACGAAGGCATCATTACATTGGATGGAAAGAACCGAAGAGAAATCATTGAAAAAGTAGATGGCGGCACCGTCATTTTCACTGCCCACGGTGTATCTCCAGAAGTAAGGGAGATTGCTAAGGAAAAAGGACTGGTCACTCTAGATGCTACTTGCCCGGATGTAACAAAGACCCATGACCTGATTCTTCAAAGAGAAGCAGAGGGCTATGATGTTATCTACATCGGCAAAAAAGGCCATCCTGAACCAGAAGGAGCAGTCGGAGTCGCGCCGCATATCGTCCATCTTGTGGAATCAGTCGAAGATGTAAAAAATCTTGATATCCTAAATGAGAAAATCATCGTCACCAACCAGACTACCATGAGCCAGTGGGATGTCGGTGACATTATGGAAGTCGTGCAGCAAAAATATCCTCATGCTGAAAAACACAAGGAAATCTGCCTTGCTACACAAGTAAGGCAGGAAGCTGTTGCAGAGCAGGCAGGAGAAGCAGATCTGCTGATTGTAGTCGGAGACCCTAAGAGCAACAACTCCAACCGATTAGCTCAGGTCTCAGAGGAAATTGCAGGGACTAAAGCCTACCGGGTTTCTGATGTTTCAGAAATCGAACTGGAATGGTTAAAAGGCGTAACGAAAGTAGCTGTCACTGCAGGGGCTTCAACTCCAACTCCGATTGTAAAAGAAGTCATCAACTTCCTGGATGCCTATGATCCAAACGATGAAGCGACATGGAATAAAGAGCATAAAGTGCCTCTCGATAAAATTCTGCCAAAAGTGAAGAAAGCTAAATTACCCACTTCATCATAATTAAGATCAAAAGCGCAAGAGCCTCGATCAGCCCCGACCAGCACCTCTACGGAACTCTACGGAAATCCTGATTTCCGTAGAGGTGCGGCTTATGACTCGAGGGGCTAGGCGCTGGAGCTGGACGTCGACTACCTTGTATGAACTATCCACAAGGTAATATTTTATAATTTCCTAGACAACGAAAAAGCAATGCCGGTCATTTTCTGACCGGCATTGCTTTTTCCTTTCTTATAGAAATTGGAAAGGATCTGTATTAAGTTCAGATGCAATAAATTCAATTTCCCATCCCATCTCTTTAGAAAGGGATTCCATGCGTTTCGCAACGCCTGCTTTCATTACTTTCTCTACATTGTGTCCTGGATCGACAATATTAAGCCCCATCATCATGGCATCATGTGCGGTGTGATAATAGAAATCCCCTGTTACATACACATCCGCCCCATTGAATTTGGCTTGGGTGAAATATTTATTGCCATCTCCCCCCAAAACAGCCACTTTCTTAACTGAGGAAGAAAGATCACCAACTACACGCAAGCCCTGTAGATCGAAGACCTTCTTAACATGCAGAGCAAATTCTTTTAAAGTCATTTCTTTATCCAGACTGCCGACTCTTCCCAATCCAAGCCTTTCACCCTGATTATGCAATGGCAAGATATCATAAGCAGGCTCCTCGTACGGATGTGCTTTCATCATCGCAGAAATGACCTTGCGTTCCATATTCTCCGGAAAAATAGTTTCAATCCTGCACTCATTGACTTCTTCAAGCTTCCCTTTCGTCCCTATATAAGGATCCGTGCCCTCGCCTGGCAAGAATCTTCCGGTACCATTTGAACTGAAACTGCAGCGGCTATACGCCCCAATTGCCCCTGCTCCAGCATTACCAAGAGCATCCCTTACAGCCGCTTCATGTGATTCCGGAACGAAAACAGCCAGTTTCTTAAGCTTTTCTTCAAAAGTGGGCACCATCACTTTTATATCTTTTAATCCCAGTGCATCTGCCAGCAGATCATTTACCCCGCCTTTAGCTACATCTAGATTGGTATGTGCAGCATAGACTGCAATATCGTGTTTAATTAATTTTTCAATGATTCTTCCAGATGCTGAATCTAAAGCTAATTTCTTTAAAGGGCGAAAAATCGGTGGATGGTGTGCAATGATTAAATCCGCTTCCATTCCAATCGCTTCATCTACAACATCTTCCAATACATCAAGTGCAACAAGCACTTTTTTTATCGGTTTGTTCAGATGCCCTACTTGAAGTCCGATCGGATCATCGTCCATTGCATATTTCTTCGGGGAAAAACTTTCAAAAAGCTGGATCACTTCATGTCCGTTCACTTGTTTTCCCATTAATCCAATACCTCCTCAACCAATTGAATTTTCTTGG from Falsibacillus pallidus encodes the following:
- a CDS encoding 4-hydroxy-3-methylbut-2-enyl diphosphate reductase, which translates into the protein MDIIKIAPRGYCYGVVDAMVIARNAALDKSLPRPIYILGMIVHNQHVTNAFEDEGIITLDGKNRREIIEKVDGGTVIFTAHGVSPEVREIAKEKGLVTLDATCPDVTKTHDLILQREAEGYDVIYIGKKGHPEPEGAVGVAPHIVHLVESVEDVKNLDILNEKIIVTNQTTMSQWDVGDIMEVVQQKYPHAEKHKEICLATQVRQEAVAEQAGEADLLIVVGDPKSNNSNRLAQVSEEIAGTKAYRVSDVSEIELEWLKGVTKVAVTAGASTPTPIVKEVINFLDAYDPNDEATWNKEHKVPLDKILPKVKKAKLPTSS
- a CDS encoding Nif3-like dinuclear metal center hexameric protein produces the protein MGKQVNGHEVIQLFESFSPKKYAMDDDPIGLQVGHLNKPIKKVLVALDVLEDVVDEAIGMEADLIIAHHPPIFRPLKKLALDSASGRIIEKLIKHDIAVYAAHTNLDVAKGGVNDLLADALGLKDIKVMVPTFEEKLKKLAVFVPESHEAAVRDALGNAGAGAIGAYSRCSFSSNGTGRFLPGEGTDPYIGTKGKLEEVNECRIETIFPENMERKVISAMMKAHPYEEPAYDILPLHNQGERLGLGRVGSLDKEMTLKEFALHVKKVFDLQGLRVVGDLSSSVKKVAVLGGDGNKYFTQAKFNGADVYVTGDFYYHTAHDAMMMGLNIVDPGHNVEKVMKAGVAKRMESLSKEMGWEIEFIASELNTDPFQFL
- the vrrA gene encoding VrrA/YqfQ family protein, which encodes MPPGRFTPPPMSMNRRSQNFPQMGMGPSQFRRQPGMMMGQPQRGMSPFGGGFQGNRGIGTRGPGRNGGGGLLSKLFQKSGGAAAAGNRAAGAGGANALTGFQRAGQGGGSILSSLTNPGTIQSFLGNTQSLLKTAGQIGPMVQQYGPLMRNLPAMWRLYRGLKNADFSDDQSEDTSTTGSTKEDSASEEDSVTEKEKTDKLVSEKRRKKKDPSNSESHSAEKPARGSSKPKLYI
- a CDS encoding DEAD/DEAH box helicase; this encodes MANNQFEHFSFKPFINTAIQELGFKKPTEIQEKMIPAIIKGESSIGQSQTGTGKTHAYLLPILQKIDPERNEVQAVITAPTRELANQIYKEVLKITKFSEEPITARCFIGGTDKQRTIDKLKNQPHIVVGTAGRINDLVKENALFVHSAEMLIVDEADLMLDMGFIHEVDQVASRMPEKLQMLVFSATIPEKLKPFLKKYLENPSYQHVQPKQLSAEKIQHVLVPLKSRKKINLLHDMLISYNSYLAIVFTNTKANADYVADALIEKGLKVGRIHGDLSPRDRKKMMKQITNLEFQYIVATDLAARGIDIEGVSHVVNYELPSDLDFYVHRSGRTARAGLSGVAATIYSQTDEDALNKLEKMGIEFITLDLQGKEWVEISDRNRRKKRVKQTDDFEKKARGLIKKPSKVKPGYKKKMQRQIDTMKKRERRLNKKK
- a CDS encoding deoxyribonuclease IV, which gives rise to MLKIGSHVSMSGKKMLLAASEEAVSYGANTFMIYTGAPQNTRRKKIEDLNIEAGLEHMKENGIEDIVVHAPYIINIGNTTNPDTFELGVNFLRSEIERTHALGAKQIVLHPGAHVGAGSEEGIKRIIEGLNEVLVKEQEVQIALETMAGKGSECGRSFEELAQIIDGVHLNEKLSVCFDTCHTHDAGYDIVNDFDGVLNEFDKVVGLDRIKVLHVNDSKNPTGARKDRHANIGFGHIGFEALNYIVHHPQLKDVPKILETPYVGEDKKNKKPPYKFEIEMLKKQAFESDLLEKILAQ